In methanogenic archaeon ISO4-H5, the following are encoded in one genomic region:
- a CDS encoding universal archaeal KH-domain/beta-lactamase-domain protein → MNPDRLFDSLRTQVMGLVPSNMEIAKIEFEASLVVIYVKNYDEFSSEVSLPRTLAQTLRRRVDIRPDPSMLEDTDSVEKKIRSLIPESAGMTDINFDANTGEAIVEAINPNEVVGDEGSLLAALKKESGWNVKVIRSPPIPSKTISDVRGYLRHEADDRSKMLKQVARNLVRPIVEGEQWIRVTTMGGFRQVGRSASLLTTRNSRILIDCGLDPGSEATPYFAIPEVQPLDSIDAVVITHAHLDHCGTLPALFKYGYKGPVYCTAPTRDLMALLQLDNIKLAFGEAKKNLYTEKDVKNEILHTIPLKYNETTDITPDVRLTFHNAGHILGSAIAHFHIGDGLHNIAFTGDTKFEKTWLFNPAVNKFPRCETLVIESTYGGHNDMQPSRKDASELLGDLIKEATSHGGKVLIPVFAVGRSQEVMLVIEELVRTEAIPEMPVYLDGMIWEATAIHTAYPEYLNSSLRTEIFQKGNNPFLNPMFHRVENGEMRERICHSPEPCIVLATGGMMSGGPVLEYFREWADDAKNWLLFVGYQSENSLGRTIQRGRSDITLPYKGKPINIQIKMNRETVDGFSGHSDRKQMMKFVGTMEPKPDKIIIGHGEDRKCSDLASSIYKKFNIQTVAPQNLETVRLK, encoded by the coding sequence CTGAGGACCCAGGTAATGGGACTGGTTCCCAGCAACATGGAAATCGCCAAGATCGAGTTCGAGGCGTCCCTCGTCGTCATCTACGTGAAGAACTACGACGAGTTCTCCTCCGAGGTCAGCCTCCCCCGTACCCTAGCCCAGACCCTCCGCAGGAGGGTCGACATCAGACCCGACCCCAGCATGCTGGAGGATACCGACTCCGTGGAGAAGAAGATCCGTTCACTGATCCCCGAGTCCGCAGGCATGACCGACATCAACTTCGACGCCAACACCGGCGAGGCTATAGTGGAAGCAATCAACCCCAACGAGGTCGTCGGGGATGAGGGCTCCCTGCTCGCAGCACTCAAGAAGGAGAGCGGATGGAATGTGAAGGTCATCCGTTCCCCGCCTATCCCCTCCAAGACCATCTCGGATGTCAGGGGATACCTGAGGCACGAGGCGGACGACAGGAGCAAGATGCTCAAGCAGGTCGCCAGGAACCTCGTGCGCCCCATAGTCGAGGGAGAACAGTGGATCAGGGTCACCACCATGGGCGGTTTCAGGCAGGTAGGAAGGTCGGCTTCCCTCCTTACCACCAGGAACAGCAGGATTCTCATCGACTGCGGTCTGGACCCCGGATCCGAGGCGACCCCCTATTTCGCCATCCCCGAGGTGCAGCCCCTGGATTCCATCGACGCTGTCGTCATCACCCACGCTCACCTTGACCACTGCGGAACCCTGCCCGCCCTGTTCAAATACGGATACAAAGGACCTGTCTACTGTACCGCACCCACCAGGGACCTGATGGCACTTCTGCAGCTCGACAACATCAAGCTTGCCTTCGGTGAGGCCAAGAAGAACCTGTACACCGAGAAGGACGTGAAGAACGAGATCCTCCACACCATCCCCCTCAAGTACAACGAGACCACCGACATCACTCCCGATGTAAGGCTCACCTTCCACAACGCCGGACATATCCTCGGATCCGCTATCGCTCACTTCCATATCGGTGACGGACTCCACAACATCGCATTCACCGGAGATACCAAGTTCGAGAAGACCTGGCTCTTCAACCCCGCGGTCAACAAATTCCCCAGGTGCGAGACCCTCGTCATCGAATCCACCTACGGAGGGCATAACGACATGCAACCCTCCAGGAAGGACGCCTCCGAACTGCTGGGAGACCTCATCAAGGAGGCCACCTCACACGGAGGAAAGGTGCTCATCCCCGTCTTCGCTGTCGGTCGTTCCCAGGAGGTCATGCTCGTTATCGAGGAACTCGTCAGGACCGAGGCCATCCCCGAGATGCCCGTCTACCTCGACGGTATGATCTGGGAGGCTACCGCCATCCACACCGCCTATCCCGAATACCTCAACAGCTCCCTGAGGACCGAGATATTCCAGAAAGGCAACAACCCCTTCCTCAACCCCATGTTCCACCGTGTCGAGAACGGCGAGATGAGGGAGAGGATCTGCCACAGCCCCGAACCCTGCATCGTGCTCGCCACTGGCGGTATGATGTCCGGAGGACCTGTCCTCGAATACTTCAGGGAATGGGCCGATGATGCCAAGAACTGGCTGCTCTTCGTCGGATATCAGTCCGAGAACTCCCTGGGAAGGACCATCCAGAGGGGAAGGAGCGACATCACCCTGCCTTACAAGGGCAAACCCATCAACATACAGATCAAGATGAACCGTGAGACCGTCGACGGATTCTCCGGTCACTCCGACAGGAAGCAGATGATGAAATTCGTCGGCACCATGGAACCCAAGCCCGACAAGATCATCATCGGACACGGTGAGGACAGGAAATGTTCCGACCTCGCCTCTTCGATCTACAAGAAATTCAACATCCAAACCGTGGCGCCCCAGAACCTGGAGACTGTCAGGCTGAAGTGA
- a CDS encoding SAM-dependent methyltransferase has protein sequence MDTDTLEFYETNAEAYAAESLTHDVLDIRGRFIARLPKGARILDLGCGSGRDSFAFSRLGFETVPVDGSENMCRGAERYTGLPVRHMRFSELDYRAEFDGVWACASLLHVPSAELPIVLNMVRQALRTVGIFFCCFKEGTFEGERDGRYYTDMTSVRLKEMLENCGFSVIDQWENTAFETGTRWVNAVSRRL, from the coding sequence ATGGACACGGACACCCTGGAGTTCTACGAGACGAATGCGGAGGCCTATGCGGCGGAGAGCCTCACCCACGACGTCTTGGATATCCGGGGCAGGTTCATTGCCAGGCTTCCCAAGGGAGCCCGTATCCTCGATCTCGGATGCGGGTCCGGAAGGGATTCGTTCGCATTCTCCAGGCTCGGGTTCGAGACCGTTCCCGTTGATGGTTCGGAAAATATGTGCAGAGGGGCGGAGAGATACACGGGTCTGCCTGTCAGACACATGAGATTCTCGGAACTCGACTACCGGGCGGAGTTCGACGGCGTATGGGCCTGTGCATCGCTGCTGCATGTGCCTTCGGCGGAGCTTCCGATTGTTTTAAATATGGTCAGACAGGCCCTGCGCACCGTCGGGATCTTCTTCTGCTGTTTCAAGGAAGGGACCTTCGAAGGAGAACGCGACGGACGCTACTACACGGATATGACCTCTGTCAGACTGAAGGAAATGCTCGAGAACTGCGGTTTCTCCGTCATCGATCAGTGGGAGAACACCGCTTTCGAGACGGGAACCCGCTGGGTGAACGCGGTTTCCCGCAGATTGTAA
- a CDS encoding leucyl-tRNA synthetase LeuS: MARDYAEMEAKWQKAWTDAKLNESERKDGKPKFMIIFAYPGITGYLHVGHLRGYTYADALGRYKRTTGYNVLFPVGTHGTGNGCISLANKIKKHDEKTVDYLVRNGCDPALVDKLTEPMDVVNFFNGVYQNDYWKRFGFLADWRRFTCTLYPDYGKFIEWQFTKLKEKGLLIQKPYYAPFCPEHGPVAVDPSETDISKGGLAETQEYTLLKFWCEEKKFFLVAATLRPETVYGQVCFWARPDIEYSIVQKDGEKWVVSPQCAEKLQLQFDGVETVGTIAGKELIGLMCRAPMLHKEIPVFPADFVDPAIGTGLVTSVPSDAPADWDALERAKANPDLTSVYGIPKEVIDAVEPVSIITIKGYGDFPAKDIIAKMKIPDIKDPEKFKEAMEEAKKTIYKDGYHMGRMKDVCGEFAGLRVEEAKDKMKQAMIDAGEAELFRDLTLEVICRCGRQVHIRRIDDQWFINYADEKLTSIAKEHARKMNIYPADYYENVQGVLDWYRERACVRLGNWLGTKFPFDSKWTIEAISDSTLYPIFYLISLYSNSGRIKTEQMTPAFFDYVILGEGSAKAVSDATGIPADLVEDIRKDVLYWYPLDINLGGKEHMTVHFPVFLLNHAAILPEEMNPQGIVVNWYVTGKNKDKISKSKGGAQPIPGAVAKYGADAMRLYYAHIASMFVDVEWDEDVVFTYKQKLEKIMSTVEDLIASEEDVPAGPIDQWLLSRFNTHLNEIRAAMDKYDLRQMCTVVYFDMANDLRWYERRGGKNRATLMKALRIWINAMMPVTPHIAEELWQEAGFEGLVSEAQLPEAEGVSAAAEYGEEFVQDVISDVNEIRKLAKGDITKAVIYTSPAWKVNIMKDALAMAEAGELSVPNLTKKCMADEELKKNGKAVSDFAKKTAIDFQRGNLEAKKAQAEFDEKTFLLSAKDFISAEVGLTVEIYGADDEDKYDPAGKSKVAAPGRTAIYLE, encoded by the coding sequence ATGGCACGCGACTACGCAGAGATGGAAGCAAAATGGCAGAAAGCCTGGACCGACGCTAAACTGAACGAGTCCGAGAGGAAGGACGGCAAACCCAAATTCATGATCATTTTCGCCTATCCCGGAATCACCGGGTACCTTCATGTCGGACACCTCAGGGGATATACCTATGCCGACGCCCTGGGAAGGTACAAGAGGACCACCGGCTACAACGTCCTCTTCCCTGTGGGAACCCACGGAACCGGAAACGGATGCATCAGTCTCGCCAACAAGATCAAGAAGCACGACGAGAAGACCGTGGACTACCTGGTCAGGAACGGCTGCGACCCCGCCCTCGTCGACAAGCTCACCGAGCCCATGGACGTCGTGAACTTCTTCAACGGCGTATACCAGAACGACTACTGGAAGAGGTTCGGATTCCTCGCCGACTGGAGGAGGTTCACCTGTACTCTCTATCCCGACTACGGGAAGTTCATCGAGTGGCAGTTCACCAAGCTCAAGGAGAAGGGACTCCTCATCCAGAAGCCTTATTACGCTCCCTTCTGCCCCGAGCACGGTCCCGTCGCCGTCGATCCCTCGGAGACCGATATCTCCAAGGGAGGTCTCGCCGAGACCCAGGAATACACCCTCCTGAAGTTCTGGTGCGAGGAGAAGAAGTTCTTCCTCGTGGCGGCCACTCTCAGGCCCGAGACTGTCTACGGACAGGTCTGCTTCTGGGCCCGCCCCGACATCGAATACAGCATCGTCCAGAAGGACGGAGAGAAGTGGGTGGTCAGTCCTCAGTGCGCCGAGAAGCTTCAGCTTCAGTTCGACGGTGTCGAGACCGTCGGAACCATCGCCGGTAAGGAGCTCATCGGACTCATGTGCAGGGCACCCATGCTCCACAAGGAGATTCCCGTCTTCCCCGCAGACTTCGTAGACCCCGCCATCGGTACCGGACTCGTAACTTCCGTACCGTCAGACGCACCCGCCGACTGGGATGCCCTGGAGAGAGCAAAGGCCAACCCCGACCTGACCTCCGTCTACGGAATCCCCAAGGAGGTCATCGACGCTGTGGAACCCGTTTCCATCATCACCATCAAGGGTTACGGCGACTTCCCTGCCAAGGACATCATCGCCAAGATGAAGATCCCCGACATCAAAGACCCCGAGAAATTCAAGGAGGCCATGGAGGAAGCCAAGAAGACCATCTACAAGGATGGCTACCACATGGGCCGCATGAAGGATGTCTGCGGCGAGTTCGCCGGACTCCGCGTCGAAGAGGCCAAGGACAAGATGAAGCAGGCCATGATCGACGCCGGCGAGGCCGAACTCTTCAGGGACCTCACCCTGGAGGTTATCTGCAGGTGCGGACGCCAGGTCCACATCAGGAGGATCGACGACCAGTGGTTCATCAACTACGCTGATGAGAAGCTCACCTCCATTGCCAAAGAGCACGCCAGGAAGATGAACATCTATCCTGCCGATTACTACGAGAATGTGCAGGGTGTCCTCGACTGGTACAGGGAGAGGGCCTGCGTCAGGCTCGGAAACTGGCTCGGAACCAAGTTCCCCTTCGACTCCAAGTGGACCATCGAGGCCATTTCCGATTCCACACTCTATCCAATCTTCTACCTCATCTCGCTTTACAGCAACAGCGGAAGGATCAAGACCGAGCAGATGACCCCCGCCTTCTTCGACTACGTCATTCTGGGAGAGGGAAGCGCCAAAGCAGTGTCCGACGCCACCGGCATCCCCGCCGACCTGGTGGAGGACATCAGGAAGGATGTTCTCTACTGGTACCCCCTAGACATCAACCTCGGCGGTAAAGAGCACATGACCGTCCACTTCCCCGTGTTCCTGCTGAACCACGCGGCCATCCTCCCCGAGGAGATGAACCCCCAGGGAATCGTCGTCAACTGGTATGTCACCGGTAAGAACAAGGACAAGATCTCCAAATCCAAGGGAGGAGCACAGCCCATCCCCGGTGCCGTCGCCAAGTACGGTGCCGATGCGATGAGGCTCTACTACGCACACATCGCATCCATGTTCGTGGATGTCGAATGGGACGAGGATGTAGTCTTCACCTACAAGCAGAAACTCGAGAAGATCATGTCCACCGTCGAGGACCTTATCGCATCGGAAGAGGATGTGCCAGCAGGTCCCATCGACCAGTGGCTCCTCTCCAGGTTCAACACCCATCTCAACGAGATCAGGGCCGCCATGGACAAGTATGACCTGAGGCAGATGTGTACCGTCGTCTACTTCGACATGGCCAACGACCTTCGCTGGTACGAGAGGCGCGGCGGAAAGAACAGGGCCACCCTGATGAAGGCCCTCCGCATCTGGATCAACGCCATGATGCCCGTCACCCCCCACATAGCCGAGGAACTCTGGCAGGAGGCAGGCTTCGAGGGTCTGGTCTCCGAGGCTCAGCTCCCCGAGGCAGAGGGAGTCTCCGCCGCAGCGGAATACGGAGAGGAGTTCGTGCAGGACGTCATCTCCGATGTCAACGAGATCAGGAAACTGGCCAAGGGAGATATCACAAAAGCAGTCATCTACACCTCCCCCGCCTGGAAGGTCAACATTATGAAGGACGCCCTCGCCATGGCGGAGGCCGGAGAGCTCTCCGTACCCAACCTCACCAAGAAGTGCATGGCCGATGAGGAACTCAAGAAGAACGGAAAAGCCGTGTCTGACTTCGCCAAGAAGACCGCCATTGACTTCCAGAGGGGCAACCTCGAGGCGAAGAAGGCTCAGGCAGAGTTCGACGAGAAGACCTTCCTGCTTTCCGCCAAGGATTTCATCTCCGCGGAAGTCGGACTTACCGTTGAAATCTACGGTGCCGACGACGAGGATAAATACGATCCGGCCGGAAAATCCAAGGTCGCGGCCCCCGGAAGGACCGCCATCTACCTGGAGTGA
- a CDS encoding oxidoreductase, with the protein MIYRDYQGEKVSMMAFGAMRLPVIDGDDGKVDVPAAEALVDAAYKAGINYFDTAWGYHMGTSETVMGKALSKYPRDSFKLSTKFPGYDLSNFGKHEEIFAKQLEKCQVDYFDFYFLHNVCELNIDRYMDEEKYHTVAFFRKMKEQGKIRHLGFSCHGSLEVMKRFLEKYGEFMEFGMIQMNYLDYNFQGARAKLELLNSYKIPVWVMEPLRGGMLAKMSPENLERMRKFRPGVEPVELAFRFLQSLPGVTAILSGMTEMGQMEEKLRIFEKDAPLSEEEKAAMLDIAQGLVNGKVAPCTSCKYCLSHCPKKLNIPFLLEKYNEDALTGGGFLAPFAIKSLPADKRPSACVGCKSCEKVCPQQIKISEILKPFGQKMDAALEAFFGKE; encoded by the coding sequence ATGATCTACAGAGATTATCAGGGAGAGAAGGTTTCGATGATGGCATTCGGTGCCATGCGCCTGCCTGTCATCGACGGAGATGATGGAAAGGTAGACGTCCCCGCGGCAGAGGCCTTGGTCGATGCGGCTTACAAAGCGGGTATCAATTACTTCGACACCGCCTGGGGCTACCACATGGGTACCTCCGAGACCGTGATGGGTAAGGCACTGTCCAAATACCCCCGCGACAGCTTCAAACTGTCCACCAAGTTCCCCGGTTACGACCTCAGCAACTTCGGCAAGCACGAGGAGATCTTCGCCAAACAGCTCGAGAAGTGCCAGGTCGATTATTTCGACTTCTATTTCCTTCACAACGTGTGCGAACTCAACATCGACCGCTACATGGACGAGGAGAAATACCACACCGTCGCGTTCTTCAGGAAGATGAAGGAACAGGGGAAGATCAGACACCTCGGTTTCTCTTGCCACGGCTCCCTCGAGGTCATGAAGAGGTTCCTGGAGAAATACGGCGAATTCATGGAATTCGGTATGATTCAGATGAACTACCTGGATTACAACTTCCAGGGCGCAAGGGCCAAACTCGAGCTCCTCAACTCGTACAAGATCCCTGTCTGGGTCATGGAACCCCTCCGCGGCGGCATGCTCGCCAAGATGTCCCCCGAGAACCTGGAGAGGATGAGGAAGTTCCGCCCCGGAGTTGAACCCGTGGAACTCGCTTTCAGATTCCTGCAGTCCCTCCCCGGCGTCACCGCCATCCTCTCGGGAATGACCGAGATGGGTCAGATGGAGGAGAAACTGCGTATCTTCGAGAAGGATGCACCCCTCAGCGAAGAGGAGAAGGCAGCCATGCTCGATATCGCTCAGGGACTCGTCAACGGAAAGGTAGCACCCTGCACCTCCTGCAAGTACTGCCTCTCCCACTGCCCGAAGAAGCTCAACATCCCCTTCCTTTTGGAGAAGTACAACGAGGATGCTCTCACCGGAGGAGGATTCCTTGCCCCCTTCGCCATCAAATCCCTGCCTGCCGACAAGAGGCCCTCCGCCTGCGTCGGATGTAAGTCCTGCGAGAAGGTCTGCCCCCAGCAGATCAAGATCTCAGAGATCCTCAAACCCTTCGGTCAGAAGATGGACGCGGCTCTCGAAGCATTCTTCGGCAAGGAGTAA
- a CDS encoding 3-octaprenyl-4-hydroxybenzoate carboxy-lyase produces MTGASGAIYGIRLLQELPGEKILVMSDTAKAIIPEETQYTVEQVEALADRVYQDSDFFAPIASGSFDYDVLFVIPCTESSVAKFACGLGDNLISRTFMCALKEGRKIVLVTRETPKSAIMLENELKLARLGVVIMDANPGFYPKPQSVEEMVDFIVGRCLSQAGIKQHLFKPWGE; encoded by the coding sequence ATGACCGGGGCCTCGGGGGCCATCTACGGCATCAGGCTCCTGCAGGAGCTCCCCGGAGAGAAGATCCTAGTCATGTCCGATACCGCCAAGGCCATCATCCCGGAAGAAACACAGTATACGGTGGAACAGGTGGAAGCTCTGGCAGACAGGGTCTACCAGGATTCGGATTTCTTTGCTCCGATTGCTTCCGGTTCCTTCGATTACGACGTATTGTTCGTCATCCCCTGCACCGAATCATCCGTGGCCAAGTTCGCCTGCGGACTCGGCGATAACCTGATCTCCCGCACATTCATGTGCGCGCTGAAGGAGGGCAGGAAGATCGTGCTGGTCACCAGGGAGACGCCGAAGAGCGCCATAATGCTCGAGAACGAACTTAAGCTCGCGAGACTTGGAGTGGTCATCATGGATGCCAACCCCGGATTCTATCCGAAACCCCAGTCGGTGGAAGAGATGGTGGATTTCATCGTCGGACGCTGCCTGTCCCAGGCAGGCATAAAACAGCATCTGTTCAAACCCTGGGGAGAATGA